In Oncorhynchus clarkii lewisi isolate Uvic-CL-2024 chromosome 2, UVic_Ocla_1.0, whole genome shotgun sequence, one DNA window encodes the following:
- the LOC139364696 gene encoding N-acetylglucosamine-1-phosphodiester alpha-N-acetylglucosaminidase-like — protein MATLSVNGHFALLLIWIGIWLSECNDIGPSLDDDLLSPYPYGHSHGPSHSHRHVRDCQSVVHGNVTHQTWPASNHTGVPVAESKVFISDVPGTTRWVTGHITVVHNPLRTVSVLEPGGPGGCGMNQREVVEETARAGSCLYAQNGGFFDTRTGECLGNLVSDGVQVRDSKGLQNAQFGIRRDGTLVFGYLSEEDVQEEANPFVQLVSGVVWLLRNSQVYINQSIQAECDTTQETGNFRHFVDVVSARTAVGHDEEGKLILFHIDGQTDHRGMNLWEVADFLKGQGVINAINLDGGGSSTYVANGSLASYPSDHCVSNPMWRCPRRVSTILCVHQPQCQPEDCSGHGTCINGHCQCQEGWSGIGCDTLVCQPPACGAHGVCTQDGCACDAGWRGKNCSQVCDLGFYGDGCNQTCTCTNGGLCDTVHGDCSCPIGFRGDSCEQECPLGLYGLDCGQECQCQDMCPCDPVTGSCNALFQGEKNQSIHRAGHCLANQMFATWSEEEAHKSKPYLSEQCWLIVTGLLTSLLLSSLVVHLIMCWRSPAHHPGRVDYSYVPLTEIGGACSSGDRGKGSQPSRGVFEMDSDSQDELWSGPR, from the exons ATGGCAACACTTTCAGTGAATGGTCATTTTGCGTTGCTCCTGATATGGATTGGTATTTGGCTTTCGGAGTGCAACGATATTGG TCCCTCATTGGACGATGACCTCCTATCGCCGTACCCTTACGGCCATAGCCATGGACCCTCGCACTCCCACCGTCATGTCCGAGACTGCCAGTCCGTTGTCCATGGCAACGTCACCCACCAGACCTGGCCTGCCAGCAACCACACTGGGGTGCCTGTGGCTGAGTCGAAAGTCTTCATCTCTGACGTCCCTGGCACAACCCGATGGGTCACAG GTCACATTACAGTGGTCCACAACCCCCTGAGGACGGTGTCTGTGCTAGAGCCTGGAGGGCCGGGGGGGTGTGGGATGAACcagagggaggtggtggaggaaacTGCTAGAGCCGGCAGTTGTCTCTATGCCCAGAATGGAGGTTTCTTTGATACTAGGACCGGGGAGTGTTTGGGGAATCTAGTGAGTGACGGGGTGCAAGTGAGGGACAGCAAAGGGTTGCAGAATGCCCAGTTTGGCATCCGGAGGGACGGGACGCTGGTGTTTGG TTATCTCTCTGAGGAGGACGTTCAGGAAGAAGCCAACCCCTTTGTGCAGTTGGTCAGTGGGGTGGTGTGGCTGCTCCGAAACAGCCAGGTCTACATTAACCAGAGCATACAGGCTGAGTGTGACACGACACAGGAGACGG GGAATTTCCGCCATTTTGTGGACGTAGTGTCAGCCAGGACAGCGGTTGGTCACGATGAGGAGGGGAAACTAATCCTGTTCCACATAGACGGACAGACTGACCACAGAGG tatGAATCTTTGGGAGGTGGCAGATTTTCTGAAAGGTCAGGGGGTCATCAATGCCATCAACCTGGATGGGGGTGGTTCCTCCACTTATGTGGCGAACGGCTCATTGGCCAGCTACCCCTCGGACCACTG TGTCTCAAACCCCATGTGGCGCTGCCCTCGGCGGGTCTCCACCATCCTGTGCGTCCACCAGCCCCAGTGTCAGCCTGAGGACTGCAGCGGGCACGGGACGTGCATCAATGGGCACTGCCAATGCCAGGAGGGCTGGAGTGGGATTGGCTGTGACACCCTGGTGTGCCAACCTCCCGCCTGTGGTGCCCACGGTGTCTGTACACAGG ATGGCTGTGCGTGTGACGCTGGATGGAGAGGGAAGAACTGCAGCCAAG TGTGTGATTTGGGTTTCTATGGAGACGGCTGCAACCAGACATGCACCTGCACTAACGGGGGCTTATGTGACACTGTTCACGGTGACTGCAGCTGCCCCATTGGTTTCCGTGGCGACTCCTGTGAACAAG AGTGTCCTCTGGGTTTGTACGGGCTGGACTGTGGGCAGGAGTGCCAGTGCCAGGACATGTGCCCATGTGACCCGGTCACAGGAAGCTGCAATGCCCTGTTCCAGGGAGAGAAGAACCAGAGCATACACAGAG CTGGCCATTGCCTGGCCAATCAGATGTTTGCAACATGGAGCGAGGAGGAGGCACACAAATCCAAGCCTTATCTCTCCGA GCAGTGCTGGCTCATCGTCACTGGCCTGTTGACCTCTCTGCTGTTGTCCAGCCTGGTGGTTCACCTGATCATGTGTTGGCGGTCCCCGGCTCACCACCCCGGCCGTGTGGACTACTCCTATGTGCCACTGACAGAGATTGGTGGTGCGTGCAGTTCAGGGGACCGAGGGAAAGGGTCGCAACCCAGCAGAGGCGTATTCGAGATGGACTCAGACTCCCAGGATGAACTGTGGTCGGGTCCGCGCTGA
- the LOC139364705 gene encoding NADH dehydrogenase (ubiquinone) complex I, assembly factor 6-like isoform X2: protein MASGISAKHGLLTTKCSVFHSLQRKILPHAICIQRPTEVKCLRASTNSTIESQHNEKYCIDIVRSRDYDGFVSSLLLPEDARRSSLALRAFNVELAQVKDSVSQKTIGLMRMQFWKTTVEEIYRDDPPVQPVSAELWRAVKKHYLTKRWMLRIISEREKDMEDRAYRNLQELEAYSDNTQSSLLYLLLESLGVKDVHADHAASHIGKAQGIVMCLRATPYNSSRRKVYLPMDICMLARSFSKNIPASAFPAFLQTVVLEDYLQRVRRVDFDVFHPSLQKRNPLIPIQLYFRSWKKTY, encoded by the exons ATGGCATCTGGCATTAGTGCAAAGCATGGATTATTAACCACAAAATGTTCGGTATTTCACTCACTCCAAAGAAAGATATTGCCACACGCTATTTGCATTCAACGACCTACAGAAGTGAAATGTCTACGAGCTTCAACAAACTCGACTATAGAGTCGCAGCACAACGAAAAATACTGTATCGATATTGTGAG GTCTCGGGACTATGACGGTTTTGTGTCCTCCCTGCTTCTCCCTGAGGATGCCCGACGCTCCTCACTGGCCCTGAGGGCCTTCAATGTCGAGCTGGCTCAG GTGAAGGACTCTGTTTCCCAGAAGACTATAGGTTTGATGCGGATGCAGTTCTGGAAGACTACAGTGGAGGAGATCTACAGGGACGACCCCCCAGTGCAGCCTGTCAGTGCAGAACTATGGAGG GCGGTGAAGAAACACTACCTGACAAAGAGGTGGATGCTTAGGATAATCTCTGAGAGA GAGAAAGACATGGAAGACAGAGCTTATAGAAACCTCCAGGAGTTGGAGGCCTATTCAGACAATACCCAGTCCTCACTACTGTACCTTCTTCTGGAGAGTTTAG gtgtgaaagatGTCCATGCTGATCATGCTGCCAGCCATATTGGTAAGGCCCAGGGGATTGTGATGTGCCTAAGAGCCACGCCCTACAACAGCAGCAGACGCAAAGTCTACCTACCTATGGACATCTGCATGCTG GCCAGATCATTCAGCAAGAACATACCAGCTTCTGCTTTCCCTGCCTTCCTCCAAACG GTGGTGCTGGAGGACTACCTTCAAAGGGTGCGGCGGGTAGACTTTGATGTGTTCCATCCCAGCCTACAGAAAAGAAACCCACTGATCCCCATCCAGCTCTATTTCCGCTCCTGGAAGAAGACCTATTGA
- the LOC139364705 gene encoding NADH dehydrogenase (ubiquinone) complex I, assembly factor 6-like isoform X1: protein MASGISAKHGLLTTKCSVFHSLQRKILPHAICIQRPTEVKCLRASTNSTIESQHNEKYCIDIVRSRDYDGFVSSLLLPEDARRSSLALRAFNVELAQVKDSVSQKTIGLMRMQFWKTTVEEIYRDDPPVQPVSAELWRAVKKHYLTKRWMLRIISEREKDMEDRAYRNLQELEAYSDNTQSSLLYLLLESLGVKDVHADHAASHIGKAQGIVMCLRATPYNSSRRKVYLPMDICMLHRASQEDFIQGSREQNVRDVVYDIASQAHVHLQHARSFSKNIPASAFPAFLQTVVLEDYLQRVRRVDFDVFHPSLQKRNPLIPIQLYFRSWKKTY from the exons ATGGCATCTGGCATTAGTGCAAAGCATGGATTATTAACCACAAAATGTTCGGTATTTCACTCACTCCAAAGAAAGATATTGCCACACGCTATTTGCATTCAACGACCTACAGAAGTGAAATGTCTACGAGCTTCAACAAACTCGACTATAGAGTCGCAGCACAACGAAAAATACTGTATCGATATTGTGAG GTCTCGGGACTATGACGGTTTTGTGTCCTCCCTGCTTCTCCCTGAGGATGCCCGACGCTCCTCACTGGCCCTGAGGGCCTTCAATGTCGAGCTGGCTCAG GTGAAGGACTCTGTTTCCCAGAAGACTATAGGTTTGATGCGGATGCAGTTCTGGAAGACTACAGTGGAGGAGATCTACAGGGACGACCCCCCAGTGCAGCCTGTCAGTGCAGAACTATGGAGG GCGGTGAAGAAACACTACCTGACAAAGAGGTGGATGCTTAGGATAATCTCTGAGAGA GAGAAAGACATGGAAGACAGAGCTTATAGAAACCTCCAGGAGTTGGAGGCCTATTCAGACAATACCCAGTCCTCACTACTGTACCTTCTTCTGGAGAGTTTAG gtgtgaaagatGTCCATGCTGATCATGCTGCCAGCCATATTGGTAAGGCCCAGGGGATTGTGATGTGCCTAAGAGCCACGCCCTACAACAGCAGCAGACGCAAAGTCTACCTACCTATGGACATCTGCATGCTG CACAGAGCCTCCCAGGAGGACTTCATCCAAGGAAGCCGGGAACAGAATGTGAGAGATGTGGTATATGACATTGCCAGCCAAGCCCACGTACACCTACAACAC GCCAGATCATTCAGCAAGAACATACCAGCTTCTGCTTTCCCTGCCTTCCTCCAAACG GTGGTGCTGGAGGACTACCTTCAAAGGGTGCGGCGGGTAGACTTTGATGTGTTCCATCCCAGCCTACAGAAAAGAAACCCACTGATCCCCATCCAGCTCTATTTCCGCTCCTGGAAGAAGACCTATTGA
- the LOC139364705 gene encoding NADH dehydrogenase (ubiquinone) complex I, assembly factor 6-like isoform X3: MSSWLRQVKDSVSQKTIGLMRMQFWKTTVEEIYRDDPPVQPVSAELWRAVKKHYLTKRWMLRIISEREKDMEDRAYRNLQELEAYSDNTQSSLLYLLLESLGVKDVHADHAASHIGKAQGIVMCLRATPYNSSRRKVYLPMDICMLHRASQEDFIQGSREQNVRDVVYDIASQAHVHLQHARSFSKNIPASAFPAFLQTVVLEDYLQRVRRVDFDVFHPSLQKRNPLIPIQLYFRSWKKTY, translated from the exons ATGTCGAGCTGGCTCAGGCAG GTGAAGGACTCTGTTTCCCAGAAGACTATAGGTTTGATGCGGATGCAGTTCTGGAAGACTACAGTGGAGGAGATCTACAGGGACGACCCCCCAGTGCAGCCTGTCAGTGCAGAACTATGGAGG GCGGTGAAGAAACACTACCTGACAAAGAGGTGGATGCTTAGGATAATCTCTGAGAGA GAGAAAGACATGGAAGACAGAGCTTATAGAAACCTCCAGGAGTTGGAGGCCTATTCAGACAATACCCAGTCCTCACTACTGTACCTTCTTCTGGAGAGTTTAG gtgtgaaagatGTCCATGCTGATCATGCTGCCAGCCATATTGGTAAGGCCCAGGGGATTGTGATGTGCCTAAGAGCCACGCCCTACAACAGCAGCAGACGCAAAGTCTACCTACCTATGGACATCTGCATGCTG CACAGAGCCTCCCAGGAGGACTTCATCCAAGGAAGCCGGGAACAGAATGTGAGAGATGTGGTATATGACATTGCCAGCCAAGCCCACGTACACCTACAACAC GCCAGATCATTCAGCAAGAACATACCAGCTTCTGCTTTCCCTGCCTTCCTCCAAACG GTGGTGCTGGAGGACTACCTTCAAAGGGTGCGGCGGGTAGACTTTGATGTGTTCCATCCCAGCCTACAGAAAAGAAACCCACTGATCCCCATCCAGCTCTATTTCCGCTCCTGGAAGAAGACCTATTGA
- the LOC139380437 gene encoding trace amine-associated receptor 7c-like, whose translation MVCFSYRPIMLPEGTEPTNCTLCCWTVTNKILMVVFMVILIFAILFGNSVTLAVLCGTKHFHTPQGYLKASLAVADLAVGIFVVPVSVYAEVSLMLNNSAPKWIVNNSQATTFHPCNLIGPIFAGCTFVSITTIFFLTIERSIAVLRPLHKESVITRKRTTILILFSWMGSFFLAVSPMIFSNEIALEYNLCSRMCNYALGTIDTFPSQAWNILLLFPAFDFTLLGGTVVINIISLSSIRQNSKQRKHLAESESGSKPTFSDIKAAKTIGTLTLAFTLSFTPIAVFVVGNVLGNEWCNFSLFAFWILTTNSCWNVIIYSVRDQKFRLRAHKLLIPSQIKNVSKTSKTVDILS comes from the coding sequence ATGGTCTGTTTCTCATATAGACCAATCATGCTGCCGGAGGGAACCGAGCCGACAAACTGTACTCTGTGTTGCTGGACTGTGACCAACAAGATTTTGATGGTCGTTTTTATGGTCATCTTGATTTTTGCTATCTTGTTCGGCAACTCGGTGACATTAGCCGTACTGTGCGGGACTAAGCACTTTCATACGCCCCAGGGATATCTGAAAGCGTCGCTAGCGGTGGCTGACTTGGCGGTAGGGATATTTGTGGTGCCAGTCTCCGTTTACGCAGAGGTGTCGCTTATGTTGAACAACTCCGCGCCAAAATGGATCGTGAACAATTCACAAGCAACAACTTTTCACCCGTGCAATTTAATTGGCCCCATTTTCGCTGGCTGCACCTTTGTGTCCATTACGACTATATTTTTCCTTACTATCGAACGGAGCATCGCGGTTTTGAGGCCGTTGCACAAGGAATCAGTCATTACGCGCAAACGGACAACTATCCTCATACTCTTCTCATGGATGGGAAGTTTCTTTCTGGCAGTGTCTCCGATGATTTTCAGCAATGAAATTGCCCTCGAATATAACCTTTGTAGTAGAATGTGCAATTACGCACTGGGCACCATCGACACGTTTCCTTCCCAGGCATGGAACATTCTCCTGCTCTTTCCCGCGTTTGATTTCACACTCCTTGGTGGAACCGTGGTGATAAATATAATTTCATTGTCTAGCATACGCCAGAACTCAAAGCAGAGAAAACATCTGGCTGAAAGCGAAAGCGGCTCCAAACCCACTTTCTCCGATATCAAGGCTGCCAAAACGATAGGGACCTTAACGCTGGCTTTTACGTTATCCTTCACCCCCATTGCTGTCTTTGTCGTGGGAAATGTTCTTGGAAACGAATGGTGCAACTTTTCGCTTTTTGCTTTTTGGATACTGACTACGAATAGCTGTTGGAATGTTATAATATACAGTGTGAGAGACCAGAAGTTTAGGCTGCGCGCGCACAAGCTTCTGATTCCTTCCCAAATCAAGAATGTCTCCAAGACCTCAAAAACGGTGGACATTTTGTCTTAA